The Thermosynechococcus sp. genome has a segment encoding these proteins:
- a CDS encoding IctB family putative bicarbonate transporter: protein MDVLLRRLDLEGWRSHSRVGRLLGLLQGWREKSWLGRWLPYFAGLLVGLVLVLAPLMPSGMIGMLLAAGGGCWLLWTLAGEREGRWSGVHLLVLLYWGIALLATVLSPVPRAAMVGLAKLTLYLLFFALAERVMRNQRWRSCVLTVYLLTALMVSVEGVRQWIFGAEPLATWTDPESALANVTRVYSFLGNPNLLAGYLLPSVPLSAAAIAVWRGWLPKLLAVVMLGMNTASLVLTFSRGGWLGLVAAAIAGVVLLGIWFWPRLPLKWRRWGVPTMGGLALALCIGTIVSVPPLRERAASIFVARGDSSNNFRINVWLAVQQMIWARPWLGIGPGNVAFNQIYPLYQVNVRFTALGAYSIFLEILVEVGFIGFGVFLWLLAVLGDRARRCFKELQATASPQGFWLMGAIAAMIGMLTHGLVDTIWFRPEVATLWWLMVAIVASFTPLQSETANGTFNNRDPGPLR, encoded by the coding sequence ATGGATGTGCTGCTGCGGCGGTTAGATTTGGAGGGCTGGCGAAGTCACAGTAGGGTGGGGCGGCTTTTGGGCTTGCTCCAAGGGTGGCGGGAGAAGAGTTGGCTGGGGCGATGGCTGCCATACTTTGCGGGGCTGTTGGTGGGATTGGTGTTGGTACTGGCGCCGCTGATGCCGTCGGGGATGATTGGGATGCTGCTGGCGGCAGGAGGGGGATGTTGGCTGCTGTGGACCTTGGCCGGGGAACGGGAGGGCCGCTGGTCGGGAGTACACTTGCTGGTGCTGCTGTATTGGGGGATTGCGCTGTTGGCAACGGTGTTGTCGCCGGTTCCTCGGGCGGCAATGGTAGGGTTGGCGAAGCTGACGTTGTACCTACTGTTTTTTGCGCTGGCGGAGCGAGTGATGCGCAATCAGCGGTGGCGATCGTGCGTGCTGACGGTCTATTTGCTGACGGCGTTAATGGTGAGTGTGGAGGGGGTACGGCAGTGGATTTTTGGGGCGGAGCCGTTGGCGACGTGGACGGATCCAGAGTCGGCCTTGGCAAATGTGACACGGGTTTATAGCTTTTTGGGAAATCCAAATTTATTGGCGGGTTATTTGTTGCCGAGTGTGCCGTTGAGTGCGGCGGCGATTGCAGTGTGGCGAGGCTGGCTGCCAAAGCTGTTGGCGGTGGTGATGCTGGGGATGAATACAGCGAGTTTGGTTTTGACGTTTAGCCGTGGCGGCTGGTTGGGGTTGGTTGCAGCAGCGATCGCAGGGGTGGTGTTGCTGGGGATTTGGTTTTGGCCAAGGTTACCGCTGAAATGGCGTCGTTGGGGAGTGCCGACTATGGGGGGGCTGGCGCTTGCTCTCTGTATTGGCACAATTGTGAGCGTGCCGCCGCTGCGGGAGCGTGCCGCGAGTATTTTTGTTGCCAGAGGTGACAGTAGCAATAATTTCCGCATTAATGTTTGGCTGGCAGTGCAGCAGATGATTTGGGCACGGCCTTGGCTGGGAATTGGTCCCGGCAATGTGGCGTTCAACCAAATCTATCCCCTGTATCAAGTAAACGTCCGCTTCACAGCCTTGGGAGCCTATTCAATTTTTCTGGAAATTCTTGTCGAAGTTGGTTTCATTGGCTTTGGTGTCTTTCTCTGGTTATTGGCGGTGCTAGGCGATCGCGCCCGGCGTTGCTTTAAGGAGTTACAGGCAACAGCAAGCCCTCAGGGATTCTGGTTGATGGGCGCGATAGCAGCAATGATTGGGATGCTGACCCATGGGCTGGTGGATACGATTTGGTTCCGCCCAGAGGTAGCCACCCTATGGTGGCTGATGGTGGCGATCGTGGCTAGCTTTACACCCTTGCAGAGCGAAACAGCAAACGGAACTTTTAACAATCGCGATCCTGGGCCATTAAGGTAG